A region of Sulfurovum sp. DNA encodes the following proteins:
- a CDS encoding bifunctional 2-C-methyl-D-erythritol 4-phosphate cytidylyltransferase/2-C-methyl-D-erythritol 2,4-cyclodiphosphate synthase — protein MSKITLILLGAGNSSRFKSSVKKQWLYSGETPLWLQVAQQFEATGIFANIIIVSSTDEIHYMKYFADYTFIAGSNSRQASLINALSRVETEYVMVSDIARCCVPCEMIMRILDAKEKASCIVPVLPIADTLYMDDTPINREKVRIIQTPQLSVTKILKKALSTEQIFTDESSAIMALGEKVHFVDGSPLAHKLTTQNDLEKLSCLHAPTATNIVGFGIDIHPFENGKIMKLCGVTIDVNYGFKAHSDGDVAIHALIDALMGASGMGDIGEFYPDTDPTYADIDSTEMLEDIVKRINSYGLKINNVDITIMAQVPRLLPYKTKMRTTLASLLGITPNRVNIKATTAEKLGFVGRKEGITVYAVANLTYFNWKKYLNSGKKL, from the coding sequence TTGTCAAAAATAACACTCATACTTCTTGGTGCAGGCAATTCATCTCGTTTTAAAAGTAGTGTTAAGAAACAGTGGCTCTATAGTGGAGAGACTCCTTTGTGGCTTCAAGTAGCACAACAGTTTGAAGCCACAGGGATCTTTGCAAATATTATCATTGTCTCATCTACAGATGAGATACACTATATGAAGTACTTTGCAGATTACACATTCATTGCGGGTAGCAATAGTAGACAAGCTTCACTTATCAATGCACTTTCTAGGGTGGAAACAGAATATGTCATGGTTAGCGATATTGCTCGATGTTGCGTACCTTGTGAGATGATAATGCGTATTCTTGATGCCAAAGAGAAGGCATCTTGCATTGTGCCAGTACTGCCTATAGCCGATACACTCTATATGGATGATACCCCTATTAATCGTGAAAAAGTACGCATCATTCAAACCCCACAATTAAGTGTCACCAAAATACTCAAAAAGGCACTCTCTACGGAACAGATTTTTACGGATGAGAGCTCTGCCATTATGGCATTGGGAGAAAAAGTACACTTTGTCGATGGATCACCACTCGCACACAAGCTAACCACACAAAATGATCTTGAAAAACTTAGCTGTCTTCATGCACCTACTGCAACAAATATTGTGGGATTTGGTATCGATATCCACCCATTTGAAAATGGTAAAATCATGAAACTCTGTGGTGTCACCATTGATGTTAACTATGGATTCAAGGCACATAGTGATGGTGATGTTGCCATTCATGCACTTATTGATGCACTTATGGGGGCTTCAGGTATGGGAGATATTGGCGAGTTCTACCCTGATACAGATCCAACCTATGCTGATATAGATTCAACGGAAATGCTTGAAGATATTGTAAAACGCATTAACTCCTACGGACTAAAGATAAACAATGTTGATATAACTATCATGGCACAGGTTCCTAGACTGCTACCCTATAAAACAAAAATGCGTACCACTCTTGCCTCTCTGCTTGGTATTACTCCTAATCGAGTAAATATCAAAGCAACTACTGCTGAAAAACTTGGTTTTGTTGGACGCAAGGAAGGCATCACTGTGTATGCTGTGGCAAATTTAACCTACTTTAATTGGAAGAAATATCTCAATAGTGGAAAAAAATTATGA